A stretch of Mustela nigripes isolate SB6536 chromosome 6, MUSNIG.SB6536, whole genome shotgun sequence DNA encodes these proteins:
- the LOC132019585 gene encoding dol-P-Glc:Glc(2)Man(9)GlcNAc(2)-PP-Dol alpha-1,2-glucosyltransferase, which translates to MGAGMAQLEGYYFSAALSCTFLVSCLLFSAFSRALREPYMDEIFHLPQAQRYCEGHFSLSQWDPMITTLPGLYLLSVGVVKPASWIFGWSEHVVCSIGMLRFVNLLFSVGNFYLLYLLFRKVQPRHKAASSVQRILSTLTLAVFPTLYFFNFLYYTEAGSMFFTLFAYLMCLYGNHKTSALLGFCGFMFRQTNIIWAVFCAGNIIAQKLTEAWKTELQKKKEERLPPIKGPFSEFRKIFQFLLAYSMSFKNLSMLFLLTWPYILLMFLFCVFVVVNGGIVIGDRSSHEACLHFPQLFYFFSFTLFFSFPHLLSPSKIRAFLSLVWKRRIQFFVITLVSLFLVWKFTYAHKYLLADNRHYTFYVWKRVFQRYEIVKYLLVPIYIFAGWSIADSLKSKSIFWNLMFFICLFTVTVPQKLLEFRYFILPYIIYRLNIPLPPISRLVCELGCYAVVNFLTFYVFLNKTFQWPNSQDIQRFMW; encoded by the exons ATGGGGGCAGGAATGGCGCAGCTCGAGGGTTACTACTTTTCGGCTGCCCTGAGCTGCACCTTTTTAGTGTCCTGTCTCCTCTTCTCCGCCTTCAGCCGGGCGCTGCGAGAGCCCTACATGGACGAGATCTTCCACCTACCGCAGGCGCAGCGCTACTGTGAGGGCCATTTCTCCCTCTCGCAG tggGATCCCATGATTACTACGTTACCTGGCTTATACCTGCTGTCAGTTGGAGTGGTCAAACCTGCCAGCTGGATCTTTGGATGGTCAGAACATGTCGTCTGCTCCATTGGAATGCTCAGATTTGTTAATCTTCTGTTCAGTGTCGGCAACTTCTATTTGCTGTATTTGCTTTTCCGCAAGGTCCAACCCAGACACAAG GCTGCCTCAAGTGTCCAGAGAATCTTGTCAACATTAACATTAGCAGTATTTCCCacactctatttttttaactttctttattATACAGAAGCAGGATCCatgttttttactctttttgCTTATTTGATGTGTCTTTATGGAAATCATAAAACTTCAGCTTTGCTTGGATTTTGTGGCTTCATGTTTCGTCAAACTAATATCATCTGGGCTGTCTTCTGCGCGGGAAACATCAttgcacaaaaattaactgaagcTTGGAAAACTGagctacaaaagaaaaaggaggagaggcTTCCCCCTATTAAAGGACCATTTTCAGAATTCAGgaaaatttttcagtttcttttggcTTATTCCATGTCCTTTAAGAACTTGAGTATGCTTTTCCTTTTGACTTGGCCCTACATCCTTCTaatgtttctgttttgtgtttttgtagtTGTTAATGGTGGGATCGTTATTGGTGATCGAAGTAGTCATGAAGCCTGTCTACATTTTCCTCAactcttttactttttctcttttactctctttttttcGTTTCCTCACCTATTGTCTCCTAGCAAAATTAGGGCTTTTCTTAGCTTAGTTTGGAAACGTAGAATTCAGTTTTTTGTGATTACTTTAGTCTCTCTATTTTTAGTTTGGAAATTCACTTATGCTCATAAATACTTGCTTGCAGATAATAGACATTATACATTCTATGTGTGGAAAAGAGTTTTTCAAAGATACGAGATTGTGAAATACTTGTTagttccaatatatatatttgctggTTGGAGTATAGCTGACTCATTGAAATCAAAGTCAATTTTCTGgaatttaatgtttttcatatgcttgtttacTGTTACAGTACCTCAGAAACTGCTAGAATTTCGTTACTTCATTTTACCTTATATTATTTATAGGCTTAACATACCTCTGCCACCTATATCTAGGCTTGTTTGTGAACTGGGTTGCTATGCAGTTGTTAATTTCCTAACTTTTTACGTCTTCCTGAACAAGACTTTCCAGTGGCCAAATAGTCAGGACATTCAGAGGTTTATGTGGTAA